A stretch of Vigna angularis cultivar LongXiaoDou No.4 chromosome 4, ASM1680809v1, whole genome shotgun sequence DNA encodes these proteins:
- the LOC108322299 gene encoding beta-D-xylosidase 1: MASQHHTKLLAIALVLCVALSFARPTQGRVPFACDPRNGLTRGFKFCNTNVPIHVRVQDLIARLTLPEKIRLVVNNAIAVPRLGIQGYEWWSEALHGVSNVGPGTKFGGAFPGATMFPQVITTAASFNQSLWRQIGRVVSDEARAMYNGGQAGLTYWSPNVNIFRDPRWGRGQETPGEDPTLAAKYAASYVQGLQGDGAGNRLKVAACCKHYTAYDLDNWNGVDRFHFNAKVSKQDLEDTYDVPFKACVLEGQVASVMCSYNQVNGKPTCADPDLLRNTIRGQWGLNGYIVSDCDSVGVFYDNQHYTRTPEEAAAEAIKAGLDLDCGPFLAIHTDAAIRKGLISENDLNLALANLITVQMRLGMFDGEPSAQPYGNLGPRDVCTPAHQQLALQAARESIVLLQNKRNSLPLSPARIRTVGVIGPNSDATVTMIGNYAGVACGYTSPLQGIARYVKTSHQVGCRNVACRGNELFGAAETVAKQVDATVLVMGLDQSIEAETRDRLGLLLPGLQQELVARVARAARGPVILVIMSGGPVDVTFAVNDPKISAILWVGYPGQAGGTAIADVIFGQTNPGGRLPMTWYPEKYLTKVPMTIMDMRPNSATGYPGRTYRFYKGPVVFPFGHGLSYSRFSQSLAIAPKEVSVSVPLATLQALTNSTLSSEAVRVSHANCDDTLEMEFHVDVKNEGSMDGTHTLLVFSKPPPGKWSQIKQLVNFQKTHVPAGSKQRLKVGVHVCKHLSVVDQFGIRRIPSGEHELHIGDLKHSISVQTVQQIKN, translated from the exons ATGGCTTCTCAACACCACACCAAATTACTAGCCATTGCGCTAGTGCTCTGCGTTGCACTGTCCTTCGCAAGGCCAACCCAAGGGAGGGTGCCCTTTGCATGCGACCCTAGGAACGGACTCACGAGGGGGTTCAAGTTCTGCAACACCAACGTCCCCATCCACGTCAGGGTTCAGGACCTCATAGCCAGACTCACATTGCCGGAGAAAATCAGGCTCGTGGTCAACAACGCCATCGCCGTGCCCAGGCTCGGTATCCAAGGCTACGAGTGGTGGTCCGAGGCGCTTCACGGCGTCTCCAATGTGGGCCCCGGCACCAAGTTTGGTGGGGCCTTCCCTGGCGCCACCATGTTCCCCCAAGTCATCACAACCGCTGCTTCCTTCAATCAATCTCTCTGGCGCCAAATCGGACGG GTGGTGTCTGATGAAGCAAGAGCAATGTACAACGGTGGACAGGCTGGTTTGACGTATTGGAGTCCAAATGTCAACATTTTTCGCGACCCACGGTGGGGCCGCGGCCAAGAGACTCCCGGCGAAGACCCAACTCTCGCCGCAAAATACGCCGCCAGCTATGTCCAAGGACTCCAAGGCGACGGCGCCGGAAACCGCCTCAAGGTCGCTGCTTGTTGTAAACACTACACTGCCTATGACCTTGACAACTGGAATGGCGTAGACAGGTTTCATTTCAATGCCAAg GTAAGCAAACAGGATCTGGAGGACACTTACGACGTGCCATTTAAAGCCTGCGTGTTGGAAGGACAAGTGGCGAGTGTGATGTGTTCTTACAATCAGGTGAATGGCAAGCCCACGTGTGCTGACCCTGATCTCCTTCGCAACACTATACGCGGCCAATGGGGGCTCAATGG GTACATAGTCTCGGACTGTGACTCGGTTGGAGTTTTCTATGACAACCAACACTACACAAGAACACCCGAGGAGGCGGCAGCGGAGGCCATAAAAGCGGGCCTGGACTTGGACTGTGGCCCATTCTTGGCGATCCACACCGACGCTGCCATTAGGAAGGGACTCATTTCCGAAAACGATCTTAACCTTGCCTTGGCCAACCTTATCACGGTCCAAATGAGATTGGGCATGTTCGACGGCGAACCCTCGGCCCAACCATACGGAAACTTGGGCCCAAGAGACGTGTGCACCCCGGCCCATCAACAGCTGGCCCTTCAAGCAGCCAGAGAGAGCATAGTATtgttacaaaacaaaagaaactcCTTACCACTATCTCCTGCGCGAATCCGCACCGTAGGAGTCATCGGACCCAATTCGGACGCCACCGTTACAATGATAGGAAACTATGCTG GTGTGGCGTGTGGTTATACCAGTCCTTTGCAAGGGATTGCGAGGTATGTGAAGACTTCACATCAAGTTGGATGCAGGAATGTGGCTTGTAGGGGAAACGAACTGTTCGGAGCAGCAGAGACCGTAGCTAAGCAAGTTGACGCCACTGTGCTGGTAATGGGCCTTGACCAGTCCATAGAAGCAGAAACCAGAGATAGACTTGGGCTTCTCTTACCAGGCCTCCAACAAGAGCTCGTTGCAAGGGTGGCTAGGGCCGCCAGAGGCCCAGTCATCTTGGTTATCATGTCCGGTGGCCCAGTTGATGTCACGTTTGCGGTGAATGACCCAAAGATCAGTGCCATTTTGTGGGTTGGCTATCCTGGTCAAGCTGGGGGAACTGCCATCGCTGACGTCATCTTTGGTCAAACTAACCCAG GAGGAAGATTACCCATGACATGGTACCCGGAAAAGTATTTGACTAAAGTACCCATGACAATCATGGACATGCGTCCAAACTCAGCAACAGGGTACCCAGGAAGAACCTACAGATTCTACAAAGGACCTGTGGTGTTCCCATTCGGACATGGGTTAAGTTACTCGAGATTCAGCCAGAGCTTAGCCATTGCTCCAAAAGAGGTGTCAGTGTCAGTGCCCTTAGCCACTCTCCAAGCCTTGACAAACTCAACCCTTTCAAGCGAAGCAGTGAGGGTGAGCCACGCCAATTGTGATGATACATTGGAGATGGAATTCCACGTGGACGTGAAAAACGAAGGCTCCATGGATGGCACCCACACCCTTCTTGTATTCTCGAAACCACCACCTGGAAAATGGTCTCAGATCAAACAACTAGTGAACTTTCAGAAGACCCATGTTCCTGCTGGGTCGAAGCAGCGTCTGAAGGTTGGTGTTCATGTCTGCAAACATTTGTCCGTCGTGGACCAGTTCGGGATTCGAAGAATCCCATCTGGTGAGCATGAACTCCACATAGGTGATCTCAAACATTCTATTTCTGTCCAAACCGTGCAACAAATCAAGAACTGA